The nucleotide sequence CCGCTGCGGAAATTGTGATTGTAATCACGAAGGGCATGACATCAACATGCAACGTCGCAGCAGCGGCAACGGCAATCGGGAAAATCAGAGTCGCTGTCGCTTTGGCTGTGATCAGGTTGGTGAGAACCAGGGTGATCAGTGAGAGGATCGCCAGGACGATCAGCGGACTGTTATTGGCCATGCCAGTAAAGCTGGATGCAATCAGGGCGGCTGCACCGGAGTTCTCAATGGCCCGGCCGATACCCAGACCGGCAGCGATGGTAATCAGTACTCCCCAGTCAATCGACCGCTTCGCTTCGTTTGCGCTGCAGCAGCGGGTCGCAGTCATCAGTCCGGCGGCAACCATGGCGGCGACGATCATCTTGATGTTAAAGAGTGCCACCATCAGGATCATCGCCAGTAAGATCGTGCGAGCAATCCAGGCACGTTCATGGCGCGGCGGTGTGGAATCTTCCACCTGACTGACGAGAAAGAATTCACGGGAATTTCTCTGTTGATCAATAAAGGAAGGATGTGCTTCTATCAAAAGCGTATCGCCGCGCTGGAGTTCAATGTCGCCGATTTTTTTGTTGATGCGTTGTCCATTGCGGGCCACGGCAATGACGGCTGCATTGTAATTTGACCGAAATCTCGCGGTGCGAATTGACATATTGATGAATCGAAAACTGTCTGAGACAACTGCTTCGATGAGGCAACGCTCAGACCGGGGGCCTGAGAGTTTAAACAGCTGGTCTGTTGCCGGTTTGAGCCCCGGAATTTTCTGGAGATCAATGACGGATTCCACGATTCCCACGAACACCAACTGGTCATTGGCGGCCAGTCGCTCATTGGAGGAAACGGCGGCAATGACGTCGTCTTTCCGGTCGATTTCCATCAGGTACATTCCCGGCAGGTGACGCAGTCCCGCCTGTTCGATCGTTTTGCCAATCAGGGGGCAACCAGGCTCGACTATCATTTCCACGGTATATTCACGGGGATCGTCCATAGGAGTGATCGCTGGTTTGCGTTCTGGCAGGAGCCAGCGGGAAAAAACCAGCAGGTAGATCAAGCCCACGATCATGATGGGGACACCTACCCAGGCGATTTCAAACATGGATAATCCGGGGCGATGTGCCTGACGTTGCAGCAAACCATCTACCACGAGTGTTGTGCTGGTACCAACCAGAGTACACAACCCTCCCAGAATGGCGGCGTAGCTTAAAGGCAGCATCAGGTGTGAGACTGAAATCCGCATTTTCTTGGCCCAGTCGGAAATGATGGGCATCATCATGGCGACGACGGGAGTGTTATTGAGAAAGGCGCTCAGGACCGCTGAAGGGAGCATGACCCGGGCTTGCGCATCGGTCAGAGATTTAGGACGCCCCAGCATTTGCTGTCCCGTGAAGGCAAATCCACCTGTCTGTCTGATGCCTTCGCTGACCACAAACAGAAAGGCAACAGCAATCAGACCTTCATTGGCAAAACCGGCGATGGCATCTTCTGCCTGAATCACGCCTGTCACGACCAGGATCGTGAGCCCGCCCATTAAAATGGTGTCGGCGCTGGCACGCAGAAACGTCAGGGAGCAGATGACTCCACTCAATACCAGAAACGTAACTACAATATGCCAGTCCATGTGGGTCAATAATTCATAATCAAAAGATGAATCAAACAGTGTACGACTATTGGCTGATACCCAGTTCCTTCAGAGTCTGGATGAGTTCTGGGTGTAACAGACCATTTGTAACTATGACACCCTGATTGTTGGCGAGTTCGTAGCCCTGGTCAAATTCGAGCGGTTTTCCGTGGATGTCTGACACGGTGCCACCTGCTTCTTCAACCAGTAAAACCCCTGCTGCATGATCCCAGATCTTTTCACGATACCCGGCACGTGTCGGCAGTCGCATATAAATATCTGCCTCCCCTTGTCCCACGACGGCATACTTTGCCTGACTGTCGAGTCGTCTGGGTTCTTTTTCAATTCCCAGTTGATCTGCGATCTGTTGTGAATGTCCATGCGAGCTATGCCCGGATTCGACAGATTCACAAAAACGAGATTCAGGGAAATCTTTTGTTGTAGTCGCATGAATCGGGGATGAAGCCTGAATGCTTTCCGATTCAAGAGGCATGGCGAATGCACCCTGGCCGGCGACCGCATAGTAAATCGTACCTGAAGCGGATTCATCTTCAGGGCAGGGAAGGTTAGGGCAACCTAAAACTCCGACGACAATTTTACCGTCAACGATCAGTGCAAGCGAAACGGCGTATTGTTCTTTTCGCAGGAAACCTTTGGTGCCATCAATGGGATCCAGAGTCCAGAATCGATCACTATATGTTTTCGCACCACCATGATCGATCCAGGAACAGACCTGTTCCGGCGATGTCTCGGGAATACCTGCTGACTTCAGTTCAGAGACAATCTTCTCCAGAAACTCATGGTTTTCGGACTCTTTTAACTCACCAGCATCTTCTTCGCCGATGACAGGGTCCGCTGGAAATGCCTGAAGCAGCTCGCGGCAGATCACTGCCTGGCTGCTGAAATCAGCGATGGTAACCGGACTTTTATCTTTTTTTTCCAGTACTTCATCCGTGATCGCCGATTGAACAGAACGACAAATCAGGGAAGCCTGTTTGACGGCAGCGAGGGCTATTTGTAGTTCCCTCTCATAGGGGTTCGTCATATTTTATACGATTCTTCGATCTGTAAACAAACCAGAAAGTATGTTTTCACTTATCAGTCAGCAGGTGTTACAGAGGCAGTGATACCGGTTGATTCTGCTCACAGCTTAAAGCAACTGCTTCTGTAAATTCCATATATTTCACGCCTGATGCAAAGTCGGTGTGATGGACGATTTCTTCACCTCGAATCGCTCCGATAAACTCTGCTTCGACGCGCCAGCCAGCTTGATCTTCCAGTGGTACCTGAATTTCTTTTAACTCTGTCTCACCCATGTGACCGACGAAGATTTTCTCTTCGGGAGTGAAATGGACCTTAATTGTACCATGGCTTCCATACAGGTGAATCTGCAGTCCCGGGCCAAACAGGATCGAACCACTGAGGTGGTACATGGCATTGGCTCCGCCCTGCAGTCTGGTTACGATTTGCAGGCTGTCCGGGATGGTTACATCAGCATAACCAGCGCCTTTCGCCGAGGGACGCTGAGGTTCAAAAATAGCGCTTTGCGCGAAGACGCGTTCAGCGGGAGGAACCCAGCGACTGAGAGTTTCGTGCAGGATTCCCATCGTGAGTACATTGTTCCCACTGATTTCTTTGTCTTGACGCCAGTGCAATTTCTTGCTGAAGTCCCAGAATGAGTCGTCTGCTCCCAGTACCACGACTTCCCGTAATGAACCCAGGTATTTCTGGGAGATCAGCTTTATGACTTCCGGATTGTATTTGAGGCCAAACGGGCTGGGGACAATCTGGGCGATCAGGTCGGGTCTTGCCTGCGATACCTTGAGCATCTGTTTTGCTTCAGCCAGGTTTCGTGCCATCCTGGCTTCTGTCAGAACATGCTTGCCTGCTTCCAGAGCCATGCAGGTGATTTCACAATGAAGGTCCGGCCAGGTCCCGATCATCACGGCGTCAATTTCGGGGTCTTCAACCAGTTCTTTCCAATGAGAGTAGGTTTGTGGGATCGCATATTTACGAGCCACCTTCTCGGTCGAAGCAGGAGTCGAGTTCACAACTCCCACAATTTCGACATCTTCAATCGCTTGAAATCCTGGAATATGGCGGGCTTTTGTATTGGCGCCTGCACCCACTATTCCGATACGGATCGTTTTTTTACCCATTAGTGTACGTAGTCCCGATGGTCCAAGATGCATATTTTGAAATGAACGATATTCAGCTGACCAGCATCAGCATTTGCCTGTGGTCTGCCTGTTTCAAACGTATTCGACGATTCTAACGAGCTGAATTCTGGAGGACCATTCACACAAAACAAACAATTAAAGGTTCCCCGAATTCTAAGGGGAAAATGGTTGTTTTGGTCCTGATTTTACACCAAATTGCAGCACGGCACTGTGTTTGTGATCACTATGCTGCTGATTTCTGTTGAGGTGGAGCCTCGATCTTCTCCAGGATTGCTGCGGCAGCCTGGGCTGACGCGCCAGGAATTACGGTTTCGTCATACAGTGAGGAGAGTTTATGTCGGGCTCTTTCCAGTGAAAGCGGGGTGCTGAGCCAGTCGCCTAATATGGTGGTAATTTTCGCGACGTCTTTTTCCGGCGATCCCACAGAAGGGAATTCAGGCATGATTTCTCTGTCCGCAAT is from Gimesia maris and encodes:
- a CDS encoding SLC13 family permease → MDWHIVVTFLVLSGVICSLTFLRASADTILMGGLTILVVTGVIQAEDAIAGFANEGLIAVAFLFVVSEGIRQTGGFAFTGQQMLGRPKSLTDAQARVMLPSAVLSAFLNNTPVVAMMMPIISDWAKKMRISVSHLMLPLSYAAILGGLCTLVGTSTTLVVDGLLQRQAHRPGLSMFEIAWVGVPIMIVGLIYLLVFSRWLLPERKPAITPMDDPREYTVEMIVEPGCPLIGKTIEQAGLRHLPGMYLMEIDRKDDVIAAVSSNERLAANDQLVFVGIVESVIDLQKIPGLKPATDQLFKLSGPRSERCLIEAVVSDSFRFINMSIRTARFRSNYNAAVIAVARNGQRINKKIGDIELQRGDTLLIEAHPSFIDQQRNSREFFLVSQVEDSTPPRHERAWIARTILLAMILMVALFNIKMIVAAMVAAGLMTATRCCSANEAKRSIDWGVLITIAAGLGIGRAIENSGAAALIASSFTGMANNSPLIVLAILSLITLVLTNLITAKATATLIFPIAVAAAATLHVDVMPFVITITISAAACFATPIGYQTNLMVFGPGGYKYADYLRIGGPLTLIVWLMTVIIVPLAWPFIP
- a CDS encoding 3'(2'),5'-bisphosphate nucleotidase encodes the protein MTNPYERELQIALAAVKQASLICRSVQSAITDEVLEKKDKSPVTIADFSSQAVICRELLQAFPADPVIGEEDAGELKESENHEFLEKIVSELKSAGIPETSPEQVCSWIDHGGAKTYSDRFWTLDPIDGTKGFLRKEQYAVSLALIVDGKIVVGVLGCPNLPCPEDESASGTIYYAVAGQGAFAMPLESESIQASSPIHATTTKDFPESRFCESVESGHSSHGHSQQIADQLGIEKEPRRLDSQAKYAVVGQGEADIYMRLPTRAGYREKIWDHAAGVLLVEEAGGTVSDIHGKPLEFDQGYELANNQGVIVTNGLLHPELIQTLKELGISQ
- a CDS encoding Gfo/Idh/MocA family protein, with translation MGKKTIRIGIVGAGANTKARHIPGFQAIEDVEIVGVVNSTPASTEKVARKYAIPQTYSHWKELVEDPEIDAVMIGTWPDLHCEITCMALEAGKHVLTEARMARNLAEAKQMLKVSQARPDLIAQIVPSPFGLKYNPEVIKLISQKYLGSLREVVVLGADDSFWDFSKKLHWRQDKEISGNNVLTMGILHETLSRWVPPAERVFAQSAIFEPQRPSAKGAGYADVTIPDSLQIVTRLQGGANAMYHLSGSILFGPGLQIHLYGSHGTIKVHFTPEEKIFVGHMGETELKEIQVPLEDQAGWRVEAEFIGAIRGEEIVHHTDFASGVKYMEFTEAVALSCEQNQPVSLPL